A DNA window from Azotosporobacter soli contains the following coding sequences:
- a CDS encoding LysE family translocator: MSLPISGAELYSFMLVMLLMLVTPGANQILVFQSGLNFGHKAAIYNVAGITASMFVHMMLSGLGVALVMLQSPSLLSLFKGLGCIYLMYLALSGMASARRTPLNALDQTDAVQKSGEEKGRGFFAKGFTTNVLNIQTSLVFLSIFPQYMNQDQSLLSQSLFLTLIFIAMLVTWYSLLIALIFRIRRYLLDSEVQRMIKMATSSLLLVTAIVMLLK; encoded by the coding sequence TTGAGTTTGCCAATCAGCGGGGCGGAATTATATTCATTTATGCTTGTGATGTTGTTGATGCTGGTTACACCCGGAGCAAATCAGATTTTAGTTTTTCAATCGGGCTTGAATTTTGGACACAAAGCGGCGATATATAATGTGGCCGGAATTACCGCTTCGATGTTTGTGCATATGATGCTGTCGGGCTTGGGGGTCGCGCTTGTCATGTTGCAGTCGCCAAGTTTGCTCAGCTTGTTCAAAGGACTAGGCTGCATCTATCTTATGTATTTGGCGCTCAGCGGTATGGCGAGTGCGCGCAGGACGCCTTTGAACGCCTTGGATCAGACTGACGCAGTGCAGAAAAGCGGAGAGGAAAAAGGACGCGGTTTTTTTGCGAAGGGCTTTACGACGAATGTCTTGAATATCCAGACCTCATTGGTTTTTCTTTCAATTTTCCCGCAATACATGAATCAGGATCAGAGCTTGCTTTCGCAATCCTTGTTTCTGACGCTTATTTTTATTGCGATGCTGGTGACTTGGTACAGTCTTTTGATCGCATTGATTTTTCGCATTCGCAGGTATCTGCTTGATAGTGAAGTCCAGCGAATGATAAAAATGGCTACGAGTTCGCTGCTGTTGGTGACGGCAATCGTCATGCTTTTGAAGTAA
- a CDS encoding LysR family transcriptional regulator: protein MDIRDMKVFSAIAEEGNISNAAKRLNIAQPALSRQMKQLEEELGVQLFERGSRRIRLTEAGQLFRERAAQILALADATANEMSDFHSGLGGVISLGAVTTSGVALLPNLISRFYQLYPNVTFQLWEGDGFRVLELLNTGIIEVGIIRAPFDSELYESILLPPEPLAVAMKKNACYCGKREDSVKLSELAEQPLIIPLRWKEMFLDWCAKAGFTPKIICVSDSITLNILWTKQGLGMALVPKSTEDLFSDPSLRYKIIAEPSLATQTAIVWLRNRRLSASSRHFLDLLQKDIFQ from the coding sequence ATGGATATTCGCGATATGAAAGTATTTTCTGCGATTGCAGAAGAGGGAAACATCAGCAATGCCGCCAAGCGTCTGAACATTGCGCAGCCCGCCCTCAGTCGGCAGATGAAGCAATTAGAAGAGGAACTTGGCGTCCAATTGTTCGAACGAGGCAGCCGCAGAATCCGTTTAACGGAAGCTGGGCAACTTTTCCGTGAGCGAGCCGCGCAAATCCTTGCCTTGGCTGACGCTACCGCAAACGAAATGAGTGACTTTCACTCCGGCCTCGGCGGCGTCATCTCGCTTGGCGCGGTCACCACTTCCGGCGTCGCTTTGCTGCCGAATTTAATCAGCAGGTTTTATCAACTTTACCCCAATGTCACCTTTCAACTCTGGGAAGGCGACGGTTTTCGCGTCTTGGAGCTTTTGAACACCGGCATCATCGAAGTCGGCATCATCCGTGCACCGTTTGATTCAGAACTTTACGAATCGATCCTTTTGCCGCCGGAACCGCTCGCCGTCGCAATGAAAAAAAATGCCTGCTATTGCGGCAAACGAGAAGACAGCGTCAAACTCTCGGAACTGGCCGAACAACCCCTAATCATTCCGCTTCGCTGGAAAGAAATGTTTCTCGACTGGTGCGCCAAAGCCGGTTTCACGCCCAAAATCATCTGCGTCAGCGACAGCATTACGCTGAATATTTTGTGGACAAAACAAGGCCTCGGCATGGCGCTGGTGCCAAAATCAACCGAAGACCTCTTCTCCGACCCGTCGTTGCGCTACAAGATCATTGCAGAGCCATCTCTAGCAACGCAAACCGCCATCGTCTGGTTACGAAACCGCAGACTTTCTGCCAGCAGCCGCCATTTTCTTGATTTGTTGCAAAAAGACATCTTTCAATAG
- a CDS encoding AraC family transcriptional regulator, with product MNAIDNLDAVNAVQRVQDYIESHLGEPITLYMLSRAAGYSPWHTSRLFKELTGKTLPEYIRILRLSRAALTLRDGDSKIIDVALDFAFDSHEGFTRAFTKNFGIAPQTYRKKAPPISLFLPSPIRSYYILLQKGASAMPKNSFAKTVFVQVIERPARKLILKRGHLADNYFDYCKEVSCEVWGLLCSIKEALYEPIGVWLPSRFRKENTSFYAQGVEVPVDYSGEIPAGFDVIDLPACKMMVFQGQPFAADDFMEAIEEVWQGIKTYTPELYGFQWADEESPRFQLEPVCERGYIEARPVRSLS from the coding sequence GTGAATGCAATCGATAATTTAGACGCCGTCAATGCCGTTCAGCGCGTGCAGGATTATATCGAATCGCACCTCGGCGAACCGATAACGCTTTATATGCTGTCGCGCGCAGCCGGTTATTCTCCCTGGCATACGTCCCGCTTATTCAAGGAACTGACCGGAAAAACATTGCCTGAATATATTCGCATTCTGCGCCTTTCGCGTGCCGCGCTGACGCTTCGCGACGGCGACAGCAAGATTATCGATGTCGCACTTGATTTCGCGTTCGACTCGCATGAAGGTTTCACGCGCGCCTTCACAAAAAACTTCGGCATCGCCCCACAAACGTATCGCAAAAAAGCGCCGCCCATTTCCCTTTTCCTGCCGAGTCCGATCCGTTCTTATTACATCCTATTGCAGAAGGGAGCATCCGCCATGCCAAAAAATTCATTTGCTAAAACTGTTTTCGTCCAGGTCATCGAACGTCCCGCCCGAAAATTAATTTTGAAGCGAGGTCATCTTGCCGATAACTATTTTGATTACTGCAAAGAAGTGAGTTGCGAAGTCTGGGGATTGTTGTGCAGCATAAAAGAAGCACTGTATGAACCGATCGGCGTGTGGCTTCCGTCCAGATTCCGCAAAGAGAACACTTCCTTTTATGCGCAGGGCGTCGAAGTGCCTGTCGATTACAGCGGCGAAATTCCCGCCGGTTTTGACGTCATCGACTTGCCCGCCTGCAAAATGATGGTCTTTCAAGGCCAACCTTTTGCAGCCGACGATTTCATGGAAGCGATCGAAGAAGTCTGGCAAGGCATCAAAACCTATACGCCCGAACTTTACGGCTTTCAATGGGCGGATGAAGAGAGTCCGCGTTTCCAACTGGAGCCGGTATGCGAGCGAGGTTACATCGAAGCCCGCCCGGTACGTTCTCTGTCATAG
- a CDS encoding EAL domain-containing protein — protein sequence MKEAQEAVEQEQRSIVKEIIEQGLLTTYFQPLVSLKGGKVMGVEALTRGWHQETLVMPSVLFEQADQLGQRLHLDRLCRDRAFAAFQARQGEDWLLFVNIDASILTEGVVGSDYLLESVRAKGVEPERVVIEISENGNQSPLLLERFIDQYRRHGFMIALDDVGVGDSNFARILIAKPDVIKIDRCMVQNLMQDAYKREIFSALVTLARRVGALTVAEGVETEEEAMAAWELGADLAQGYYYGRPVAADRLQCDAVNAKMKETAADYQQYKIEKIARSYERQTQYKLVVEKLLQRIKSCQPDDFSAVLRSMLCENSVECLYVLNSRGVQVTESLCQEKLGCSKRLFQPATKGSDQSAKNYCLHIMAGREMYVSDPYVSYATGNLNRTISRLFRAADGKEYILCVDFYFSE from the coding sequence ATGAAAGAAGCGCAAGAAGCGGTCGAACAGGAACAACGCTCGATCGTAAAAGAGATTATTGAGCAAGGTTTGCTTACGACATATTTTCAACCGTTGGTTTCCTTAAAGGGCGGCAAGGTGATGGGCGTCGAAGCGCTGACGCGCGGCTGGCATCAAGAGACGCTGGTTATGCCGAGTGTCTTATTTGAGCAGGCGGATCAATTAGGGCAACGCTTGCACTTGGATCGCCTTTGCCGCGATCGCGCATTTGCCGCGTTTCAAGCGAGGCAGGGCGAGGACTGGCTGCTGTTCGTCAACATCGATGCCAGCATCTTAACGGAAGGCGTCGTCGGTTCGGACTACCTGCTCGAATCCGTCCGTGCAAAGGGAGTGGAACCGGAACGCGTGGTCATCGAAATATCAGAAAATGGAAATCAAAGTCCGCTCTTGTTGGAACGTTTCATCGACCAGTATCGGCGGCATGGTTTCATGATCGCGTTGGATGACGTCGGCGTCGGCGATTCCAATTTTGCCCGCATCTTAATTGCCAAGCCGGACGTAATCAAAATTGACCGCTGCATGGTGCAAAACTTAATGCAGGACGCATACAAGCGGGAAATCTTTTCCGCCTTGGTAACGCTGGCGCGCCGTGTTGGCGCATTGACGGTCGCCGAGGGCGTCGAGACGGAAGAAGAAGCGATGGCGGCGTGGGAACTCGGCGCTGATCTTGCGCAGGGCTATTACTACGGCCGCCCGGTTGCCGCCGACAGGCTGCAGTGCGATGCGGTCAATGCAAAAATGAAAGAGACCGCTGCTGATTATCAACAATATAAGATCGAAAAAATTGCCCGGAGTTACGAACGACAAACGCAGTATAAGCTGGTCGTTGAAAAGCTGCTGCAAAGAATAAAAAGCTGCCAGCCCGACGATTTTAGCGCCGTATTGCGCAGTATGCTTTGCGAAAACTCGGTCGAATGCCTCTACGTATTAAATAGCCGCGGCGTACAGGTGACCGAAAGTCTCTGCCAGGAAAAGCTGGGCTGCAGCAAGCGTCTCTTCCAGCCGGCCACAAAGGGCAGCGATCAATCGGCAAAAAACTACTGCCTACACATCATGGCCGGACGGGAAATGTATGTCAGCGATCCCTATGTTTCCTACGCGACCGGGAATTTGAACCGAACCATTTCGCGCCTCTTTCGCGCCGCGGACGGCAAGGAGTACATATTATGCGTGGATTTTTATTTTAGTGAGTAG
- a CDS encoding sigma-54-dependent transcriptional regulator, translating into MKRIDKIYAYLHENTQKLSREDLLGDKGFETGEMADRLDILRNNVSKELQELLRADKIIKIKGRPVKFLDKSALEAVLQIKIGECCVEVDSVAQLLAEKEDEDPFRNIIGAEMSLKNQVEQAKAAILYPPVGLNTLIFGQTGVGKTLFAKMMYNYGKHVGKFTDDTPFITFNCADYYNNPQLLLAHIFGHSKGSFTGAEQEKEGLIEKANEGILFLDEIHRLPPEGQEMIFYFMDTGSYNKLGETERKRKASVLIIGATTEDPGSYMLKTFMRRIPINISIPSLTERTIQEKIDIIKHLFVNEAHRVNKTIKISGEVVKALIGSVSYGNIGQLKSNIQLTCAKGFLNSINKRSECIELDFKTLSSDIKSGLFEIGRNHKEFAELDHILAAPLLVSPERYKAIIEETEEVPINLYKLIEDRISLLREEGMPDSGINQFIIAELNGKLKKFYTTFNKGNKDRNRISKIIDKEILDFAEQMKTLAETELARKYSDRFIYALSFHLSLFFKRLKEEKYDAKGCISSLADSDAELKVALKIKEIMSETFQVEVPEAEVAYIAILLKSVDEEKEDPVGIIVAAHGSSTASSMVSLVRELLGDGMPICAVDMPLHVSPKEILEVIIEKVKIMDKGSGVLLLVDMGSLYKFEATIIEKTGSNVRTIDMVSTPLVLEAVRKSSVFDMELEEIYQSLRAFKGYNNEASEKNDGNKAIVTVCTSGKGTALKLKEIVENVVRTLTTETIQVFPLEISELDKKVRVLQEKYEVLAVVGVKKAKVNIPFIPLERLIDGNGEAVLREIIKGRQLEILPQQESVVIKDLCEENLAQFLTFLNPHKIIGLLLNFVETLQRELKAEFDNAVKIRIVVHMGYALERSVIGEDLKCETEKEPVDAEIKRAVDKTCELFKAALNIALTEDEKYYVGKMLMPEEN; encoded by the coding sequence ATGAAAAGAATTGATAAAATTTATGCTTACTTGCATGAAAATACGCAGAAACTTTCACGGGAAGATTTGCTGGGCGACAAGGGGTTTGAAACGGGCGAAATGGCAGATCGGCTGGATATCTTACGCAATAATGTCAGCAAAGAGCTGCAGGAACTGCTGCGCGCCGATAAGATCATAAAAATAAAAGGCAGGCCAGTAAAATTTCTGGACAAAAGCGCTCTTGAAGCAGTGCTGCAGATAAAAATAGGCGAGTGTTGCGTAGAAGTGGACAGCGTCGCGCAGCTTTTGGCCGAAAAAGAAGACGAAGATCCGTTTCGCAATATCATCGGCGCGGAAATGAGTTTGAAAAATCAGGTCGAGCAGGCCAAAGCGGCGATCCTATATCCGCCGGTCGGACTGAATACGCTGATCTTCGGCCAAACCGGCGTCGGCAAGACGCTGTTCGCCAAAATGATGTATAACTACGGCAAACATGTCGGAAAATTTACCGACGACACGCCGTTCATTACCTTTAACTGCGCGGATTACTACAACAATCCGCAGCTTTTGCTGGCGCATATCTTCGGACACAGCAAAGGTTCGTTTACCGGCGCGGAGCAGGAAAAAGAAGGTCTGATCGAAAAAGCGAACGAAGGCATCCTGTTCTTGGATGAGATACACCGCCTGCCGCCGGAAGGGCAGGAAATGATCTTCTATTTCATGGATACCGGCAGCTACAACAAACTGGGCGAAACGGAACGGAAACGAAAAGCCAGCGTATTGATCATCGGCGCGACGACCGAAGATCCGGGTTCGTACATGCTAAAGACGTTTATGCGCAGAATACCGATCAACATCAGCATTCCTTCGCTCACGGAACGGACGATACAGGAGAAAATCGACATCATCAAGCACCTGTTCGTCAATGAGGCGCACCGGGTGAACAAGACGATCAAGATATCCGGCGAAGTCGTCAAGGCCTTGATCGGCAGCGTATCGTACGGCAACATCGGGCAGCTCAAATCCAATATCCAGCTGACCTGCGCCAAAGGATTTCTTAACAGCATCAACAAACGCAGCGAATGCATCGAATTGGATTTTAAGACGCTTTCCTCCGACATCAAGAGCGGGCTCTTTGAGATCGGCAGAAACCACAAGGAATTTGCCGAACTGGATCACATCCTCGCTGCGCCGCTTTTGGTGAGCCCGGAGCGCTATAAGGCGATTATCGAAGAGACGGAAGAAGTGCCGATCAACCTGTATAAGCTGATCGAAGACCGGATTAGCCTGCTGCGCGAAGAAGGGATGCCGGACAGCGGCATCAATCAGTTCATTATTGCCGAGCTGAACGGCAAATTGAAAAAGTTTTATACCACCTTCAACAAAGGCAATAAAGACCGGAACCGGATCTCGAAAATCATCGATAAGGAAATCCTTGATTTTGCCGAACAGATGAAGACGCTGGCGGAGACCGAACTGGCGCGCAAATACAGCGACCGCTTCATTTATGCGCTGAGCTTTCATTTGAGCCTCTTCTTCAAACGGCTGAAAGAAGAAAAATATGACGCCAAAGGCTGTATCAGTTCACTGGCGGACAGTGACGCGGAACTAAAGGTGGCTTTGAAGATCAAAGAGATTATGAGCGAGACATTCCAAGTCGAGGTGCCGGAGGCGGAAGTCGCGTACATTGCGATCTTATTAAAATCGGTCGATGAGGAAAAGGAAGATCCGGTCGGCATCATTGTCGCCGCGCACGGCAGCAGCACCGCCAGCAGCATGGTCAGCCTCGTGCGCGAGCTGTTGGGCGACGGCATGCCGATTTGCGCGGTCGATATGCCGCTGCACGTCAGCCCGAAAGAAATTCTTGAAGTCATCATCGAAAAAGTGAAAATCATGGACAAGGGAAGCGGCGTCTTGCTGCTCGTCGATATGGGCTCGCTCTACAAATTTGAAGCGACGATTATCGAAAAGACGGGCAGCAACGTGCGGACGATCGACATGGTCTCTACGCCGTTGGTACTGGAAGCGGTCAGAAAATCCAGTGTCTTTGATATGGAACTGGAGGAGATTTACCAGTCACTGCGCGCGTTCAAGGGCTACAATAACGAAGCGAGCGAAAAAAATGACGGGAACAAGGCGATCGTAACGGTATGCACGTCGGGCAAAGGGACCGCACTAAAGTTAAAAGAAATCGTGGAAAATGTAGTGCGCACGTTGACGACGGAAACGATCCAGGTCTTCCCGCTGGAAATCAGTGAGCTGGATAAAAAGGTCAGAGTGCTGCAGGAAAAGTATGAGGTGCTGGCGGTCGTCGGCGTGAAAAAGGCGAAAGTCAACATTCCATTCATCCCATTGGAGCGCTTAATCGACGGAAACGGCGAAGCGGTGCTGCGCGAAATCATCAAAGGACGGCAGCTGGAAATCTTACCGCAGCAAGAAAGCGTCGTGATCAAAGATTTGTGCGAAGAAAATCTCGCGCAGTTTCTCACGTTTTTGAATCCGCATAAAATCATCGGCTTGCTATTGAATTTTGTCGAGACCTTGCAGCGGGAACTGAAAGCGGAATTTGACAACGCCGTAAAGATTCGAATCGTGGTTCATATGGGCTATGCGCTGGAGCGCAGCGTCATTGGCGAAGACCTGAAATGCGAAACGGAAAAAGAACCGGTCGACGCAGAAATCAAACGGGCAGTCGATAAGACTTGCGAACTGTTCAAGGCGGCATTGAACATTGCATTGACGGAGGACGAGAAATACTACGTCGGCAAAATGTTGATGCCGGAAGAAAACTAA
- a CDS encoding mannose/fructose/sorbose PTS transporter subunit IIB, whose protein sequence is MKICLARIDDRLIHGQVVIVWVKAVGADKIIACSDEAAADPLRKALLLQMAPPGAKAYVLPIDKAIEAYKNPKYADFKTLFLFTNPTDVLRMVEAGVAITSVNVGGMCYKDGTMLITGAVSVGKQDVAAFKQLHARGIELELRKVASDRKVDLMSLELPFGDA, encoded by the coding sequence ATGAAGATTTGTCTGGCGAGAATTGATGACCGGCTCATCCATGGTCAAGTGGTGATTGTCTGGGTAAAGGCGGTCGGCGCTGATAAAATTATTGCCTGCAGCGACGAAGCTGCTGCCGATCCGCTGCGCAAGGCACTGTTGCTGCAGATGGCGCCGCCCGGCGCGAAGGCCTACGTGCTGCCGATCGACAAAGCCATCGAAGCGTACAAAAATCCAAAGTATGCCGATTTTAAAACGCTCTTTCTCTTTACGAATCCGACTGACGTTTTGCGCATGGTGGAAGCGGGCGTGGCGATTACGTCGGTGAATGTCGGCGGCATGTGCTATAAGGATGGAACGATGCTGATTACCGGCGCGGTATCGGTCGGCAAGCAGGATGTCGCGGCCTTTAAGCAGCTTCATGCGCGAGGTATTGAACTGGAGCTGAGAAAAGTGGCGAGCGATAGAAAAGTCGATCTGATGAGCCTTGAATTGCCGTTTGGCGATGCCTGA
- a CDS encoding Cof-type HAD-IIB family hydrolase — protein sequence MYKMLCLDIDGTLLNSRHQITEQTKAAIAKATQEKKIPVVLVSARMPKGMRFLAEELKLDAPMICYNGALTIGYNGKILDDLRIESQYVKEIYLRGKKQGASVSLYREDEWYSDEEDAWIRQEEEIVKIQATIGDCLPLLAMWGRQGCHKILCMGEPTKLIALKKELTELFGEKLNLSLSKPTYLEIIAKNAAKSVAISALIKQYKIDRSELMVIGDNYNDIDMIRYAGLGIAMGNAPDEVKLQAVAVTLSNEEDGVAHAIDTYLLC from the coding sequence ATGTATAAGATGCTATGTTTGGACATTGACGGAACGCTTTTGAATTCGCGGCACCAGATTACAGAGCAAACAAAGGCGGCCATTGCAAAAGCGACGCAGGAGAAAAAAATTCCGGTTGTCCTGGTTTCAGCACGGATGCCGAAAGGGATGCGCTTTTTGGCGGAAGAGTTAAAACTCGATGCGCCGATGATTTGTTACAATGGCGCGCTGACAATCGGTTATAATGGAAAAATACTTGACGATCTTCGGATTGAGTCTCAATATGTAAAAGAAATTTATTTGCGCGGGAAAAAACAGGGTGCAAGCGTCAGTTTATATAGAGAAGATGAATGGTATAGCGACGAAGAAGACGCTTGGATCCGGCAGGAAGAAGAAATTGTTAAAATACAAGCGACCATCGGCGATTGCCTGCCGCTGCTTGCGATGTGGGGACGGCAAGGTTGCCACAAAATACTATGCATGGGTGAGCCGACAAAGCTCATCGCGCTTAAGAAGGAATTAACAGAGCTGTTTGGCGAGAAGTTGAATCTGTCGCTTTCAAAGCCGACGTATCTGGAAATTATAGCGAAAAATGCTGCGAAAAGTGTTGCGATTTCAGCGTTAATCAAGCAATATAAGATAGACCGTAGCGAGTTGATGGTGATCGGCGATAATTACAACGACATCGATATGATCCGTTATGCGGGGCTTGGGATTGCGATGGGCAATGCACCGGACGAAGTGAAACTGCAGGCAGTTGCGGTCACGCTGTCCAACGAAGAAGACGGCGTGGCGCATGCGATAGATACCTATCTGTTGTGCTGA
- the manZ gene encoding PTS mannose transporter subunit IID, whose protein sequence is MSEKKLTKGDLFNMFIRSNFLLASFNFERMQSMGFCVTMIPALKRLYKGEELKQALKRHLEFFNTQPFISAPIMGITAAMEEQRANGANIDDASISGVKIGLMGPLAGVGDPIFWGTIRPVTAALGASLALSGTILGPILFFLSFNVIRLATKYYGLQYGYTTGTGIVSDMSGNRLQKLTEGASILGLFVMGCLVSKWTSMNVPLVVSTVTGADGKTVVTTVQTILDQLMPGMLPLALTFLCMYLLKRKVNAIAIIFGLFALGIAGYAGGFLK, encoded by the coding sequence ATGAGTGAAAAGAAATTAACCAAAGGCGATCTGTTCAATATGTTTATCCGTTCTAATTTTTTGTTGGCGTCCTTTAATTTTGAAAGAATGCAGTCGATGGGCTTTTGCGTGACCATGATTCCGGCGCTGAAACGCTTATATAAAGGCGAAGAATTAAAACAGGCTTTGAAACGGCATTTGGAATTCTTCAATACGCAACCGTTCATCTCGGCGCCGATCATGGGGATCACCGCCGCAATGGAAGAACAGCGCGCGAATGGAGCGAACATTGACGACGCGTCGATCAGCGGCGTGAAAATCGGCCTGATGGGGCCGCTTGCCGGTGTCGGCGACCCGATCTTCTGGGGGACGATACGTCCAGTTACCGCTGCGCTGGGAGCGTCGCTGGCCTTGAGCGGCACCATTCTAGGCCCGATCTTATTTTTCCTATCCTTTAACGTAATCCGGCTTGCGACAAAATACTACGGCCTTCAATATGGTTACACGACCGGAACGGGCATCGTTTCGGATATGTCCGGCAACCGTCTGCAAAAGCTGACGGAAGGCGCGTCGATCTTAGGGCTGTTCGTTATGGGCTGTCTGGTTTCAAAGTGGACCAGCATGAATGTGCCGCTCGTCGTCTCGACGGTCACCGGTGCGGACGGCAAAACGGTGGTCACGACGGTTCAGACGATCTTGGATCAATTGATGCCCGGCATGCTGCCGCTGGCGTTGACGTTCCTTTGCATGTATCTGTTAAAACGGAAAGTCAATGCGATTGCGATTATCTTCGGACTTTTTGCCCTGGGAATCGCAGGTTATGCGGGCGGGTTCCTGAAATAA
- a CDS encoding PTS mannose/fructose/sorbose transporter subunit IIC produces MSELQMVLLIIVAAITGLESVVDEGQGHRPLIACTLVGLVLGDVTTGVILGGTLELMALGWMNVGASMAPDSALASVIAAILVIVGKQSIGAGIAVAIPIAAAGQVLTIFVRSATTFFQHLADKYAEAGSCRGIEMCHLLAWTLQALRVAIPTALVAAIAGTDTVNMMLASIPEVITRGLQIAGGFIVVVGYAMVINMMEAKYLMPFFFLGFVVAAFTNLNLVAFGVVGTVLAILYIQLNPKYSEATQTVDELDL; encoded by the coding sequence ATGAGCGAGTTGCAAATGGTCTTATTGATAATCGTTGCGGCTATCACAGGTCTGGAAAGCGTAGTGGATGAAGGGCAGGGGCATCGGCCGCTGATCGCCTGTACGCTGGTCGGTCTTGTCTTAGGCGATGTTACGACGGGGGTTATTTTGGGCGGTACGCTGGAGTTGATGGCTTTGGGTTGGATGAACGTCGGTGCGTCGATGGCGCCGGATTCGGCGCTGGCCAGCGTAATCGCCGCAATTTTGGTCATCGTCGGCAAACAGTCGATCGGCGCGGGCATCGCGGTCGCAATTCCGATTGCGGCGGCGGGACAGGTGCTTACGATCTTTGTCCGGTCGGCGACGACGTTCTTTCAACATCTGGCGGATAAGTATGCCGAAGCCGGCAGTTGCCGGGGCATTGAAATGTGCCACCTGCTTGCCTGGACGCTGCAGGCGCTGCGCGTCGCGATTCCGACCGCATTGGTTGCGGCGATTGCGGGAACCGATACCGTTAATATGATGCTGGCGTCGATACCGGAAGTCATTACGCGCGGTCTGCAAATTGCCGGCGGATTTATCGTCGTTGTCGGGTATGCGATGGTCATCAACATGATGGAAGCCAAATATTTAATGCCATTTTTCTTCTTGGGCTTCGTGGTGGCTGCATTTACCAATCTGAATCTGGTTGCTTTCGGCGTAGTGGGAACGGTACTGGCGATTCTGTATATCCAGTTAAACCCTAAATACAGCGAAGCGACGCAGACCGTAGATGAATTGGATTTATAG
- a CDS encoding mannose/fructose/sorbose PTS transporter subunit IIB, whose product MEICLTRIDDRLIHGQVATVWVKESGCNKIIACSDEVAADPLRKTLLLQVTPPGIKAYVLPIDKVLEAYKNPKYSDFKTMFLCTNPNDVLRLVEGGVAIKSVNVGGMCYKEGKTLISGAVAVDEADIDAFKKLHAKGIELEVRKVARDSKVDLMSLV is encoded by the coding sequence ATGGAAATTTGTTTGACTCGCATTGACGATCGATTAATCCATGGACAGGTAGCGACGGTTTGGGTGAAGGAATCCGGCTGTAATAAGATCATTGCCTGCAGCGATGAAGTCGCCGCCGATCCCTTGCGCAAGACGCTGCTGCTGCAAGTCACGCCGCCGGGCATCAAGGCGTATGTTTTGCCGATTGACAAGGTGTTGGAAGCCTATAAAAATCCGAAATACAGCGATTTTAAAACGATGTTCCTGTGCACGAATCCAAATGATGTCTTGCGGCTGGTGGAAGGAGGGGTAGCGATTAAATCGGTGAATGTCGGCGGTATGTGTTACAAAGAAGGCAAGACGTTGATCTCCGGAGCCGTTGCGGTAGATGAAGCGGATATTGATGCATTTAAAAAATTACATGCAAAAGGAATTGAGTTGGAAGTAAGAAAAGTGGCCAGGGACAGCAAGGTTGATCTGATGAGTCTGGTATAA
- a CDS encoding mannose/fructose/sorbose PTS transporter subunit IIA — translation MIGLIVCTHGKFSEELVKASEMIFGKQEKVKCITFEPGESADGLVEKYKTAIAELGEKDGVLFVVDLFGGSPYNAASRIVAQHENMDIVAGVNLPMLLEVYMPRTFMGLPDLVETAMTAGRNAVQSFSGTYGNVVEEEL, via the coding sequence GTGATTGGCTTAATCGTATGTACACATGGGAAATTTTCAGAAGAACTGGTAAAGGCGTCAGAGATGATCTTCGGCAAGCAGGAAAAAGTAAAATGCATAACGTTTGAACCGGGCGAGAGTGCGGACGGGCTTGTTGAAAAATATAAGACGGCGATAGCGGAATTGGGCGAAAAAGATGGCGTTCTTTTTGTCGTTGATTTATTCGGCGGAAGTCCTTACAATGCGGCGAGCCGGATTGTCGCGCAGCATGAGAACATGGACATTGTTGCCGGAGTTAACTTGCCGATGCTGCTTGAAGTTTATATGCCGCGTACGTTTATGGGGTTGCCGGATTTGGTGGAGACGGCCATGACGGCGGGGCGCAATGCGGTGCAATCATTCAGCGGAACATATGGAAACGTAGTGGAGGAGGAATTATAA